A stretch of DNA from Endozoicomonas sp. 8E:
ACCACCGGCCATCAGACGCCATTTAAGCCGAGTATTTCCGGCATCCAGCTGCAGCTGTCTATTCATGAGCTCGTTCATGATTGGCGTAATGACACTTCTCCACCATTAAAAATATGAAGACCAGAAACTGTCTTGAGCAGCAGCCCCCCCTGATCATCTACTCCCATATAACGCCCTGTTACGGATCGGTTAGAAGCCATTAATGTAACTTCTTTGCCACGAAAGGCGTCGTATTCGCACCATTGCTCCCTGAAGAGTCTGAAGCCACCTTGTCCAAATCCATCAAGCAAATGAGTCAGGGTATTGATTAACTGCCCTGCGAGCGCATTTCGGCTCACCGTCTTGCCACACACCCGGAAAAGGTCAACAGTCGGCTGACCCACTGACTCCAGCTGCTCATCACTTAAACGGACATTAATGCCTATTCCGATCACCACTTCACACTCACCCGTAGGATCTCCATGGACTTCCAGTAACACACCACAGAGTTTTTTACCCTGCCAGAGAACGTCATTGGGCCATTTAAGCTTTAATTCTCTGGCTCCCAATGTTTCCAGTGCTTTCACAACGGCCAGACCTACCGCAAGACTGAGCCCCTCCAGCGAAGCCGTTCCCTCGCCGCTCCGCCAAAGGGCAGACAAGCTTATTGTTGAACCAAAAGGACTGCTCCACACTCGACCCCGTCGCCCCCGCCCTTTTGCTTGATACTCCGCCAAACAAAAACAGATGACTCCGGCAGGAACCGGCCCCAGGTTACGAACAAGGTCATTGGTTGATTCCGTAATAAAGCAGGTATGGACTTCAGATTTATTTCGAACGTCTACATCCAGAGTGCTCTCAATCTTTTTATTATCAAGAAGCTCAATACCACTGCCGAGACGGTAACCTTTACCTCGCACAGAATCCAGTATCAGGCCAAGCTCTTCAACCGCTTTCAGTTTTTTCCAGACGGCTGCCCGACTGATCCCAAGCTGCTCACCCAGATCTTCACCGGAATGAAACTGCCCGTCCGCCAACAAGCCCAGTAATCTGTCCATCAACCACTCCCAACAACTGTGAGCTGATAATATGCGCTTCATTCCTGCTGCTCAAATCATTCGGCGAGTCAGATACTACTTTTTAAAATTCAGGGTTAGCAGCAAATTTTTCATCTAGGATATTGGAAGTTCACATCGGGTGTTATAGATCGCTATACGAAACTGCCAGGAGATCAGCAAGCCAAACAAGAAGCCTTTAAACCCGGAAGCGCTATCCGGTTCTTGAGGAGTCTTTTCTCTCTATTTTCACTGTTTTCTCTCATGACCACCGGGTCTGGAAAACTGTCCAAAGCATTGAAAAACAGAGTTGAGAAAAACGATGAATATTAAGAAGAGTCTGATTATTTCAAGTCTGACTATCTCACTGGTAACAAGTTGCCTAAAGGCACAGACTCAAGCACCTGGCTCGATTCAGCCAACAGAAATTCCTCCTCAATTTTTCTATGAAATTGACATAGATCCGAACCAGCCACAGGCAATACCTACTTCAACGCCCACTGCCATCCCACCGACACCCTGTGGACCCAACAGGGCTTTGAGTATTGCATGGAATAAAAACAGTACGCTCATAGCTGTAGGAATAGGTAGCGGCCATAACTACTGCGGTGTTACAGGAACCCTGCTCATCTTTGATATAAGTCCAGGATACCCCAGACTCCTGCGTTCCGTGCCAGCAACAGAATGGGTAGAAAGCGTTACTTTCAGCCCCGACGGCACTCGACTGGTAACCGGAGGGGATGATGATAAGGTCAATGTTTTTGAAGGGCTGAGCCCGTTCAACCGCCTGCAAATCCTGACCGATGGGCAAAACGATATAGAAGTTGTTACCATTAACTCCAACGGCACCCTGCTGGCAGCCGGGGGGAGAGATACAAATGTGAGGCTTTATCTTAAAAACAGCACAAATCTGTTCAACTTCGTGAAAACCTTGCCCCAGGCAAGAAGCTATATACAAGACGCTGACTTCCACCCCATCAACGGCCAGCTGGCAGTCGCCGACCGTAACAATTGGGTAAGAATTTACAGCGGGATCAGACCGTATACCCACCTGAAAAACGTCTTTATTCGGGGCGCCAGGATACTGGCTTTTGCCTACAACCCCAACGGCACCCTGCTGGCAACCGCGGATGATCAAAAAAAGATCACGCTTTTAAACGGGACGCATCCTGGCAACCCTCTGCAAACCTTTACCGCACCGATGCGGGTAGCTAGCATTGCCTTCAACCGAAAAGGTACCCAACTGCTGGTTGGGGATATAAATGGATATGTGAATATTTATAGAATCACACCGTTATCCAACCTGTTAATGGACAAACTGCCGTTCGTAAAGTCACCGTTGCCAGCACACGCTCTTGCATTCAGCCCCGACGGTAAATGGCTGTCAGTCGGGAGAACAGAGATCGCGATGTACAGAGTCGATGGTGTAAGAGCGCCTACAACTCAAGCCAGCACAACTGAAGCGATTACAACAACAGTCAATACAACAGAGGCCATTACAATAGAAAACTGTACAGAAGCCAGCCCGGTAACCAGAATAAAAAGTAGCACCGAAATGGGTAATTCTTCGACGCTTACAGCCGTTTCGTTATTCGCATTACTAACAGCGGCTCTTCAGGGCATGGTACTGCAATGATGTTTCCGGGAAGCCATCTGGCCAATTCAGCCTCTGGCATGGTTGATCTTTTGGCATGATCTGACCTTCCGAAAAACAAACAGCAGACTCATGTTATTCAGTCTGCATCCAGCTGCTCGAATTATGTTCTTTCACCAAGACCCGGCTTATACTCAATCGTAAACGATCAACCCGGATACTCTTTTTTCCAACTCTGAATGAACAGCGGGTTTTTCTTCCAGAAGCGCGGAAGCGCTGCCGGGTTCTGAAGCAGTCTCATCTCGCTATTTTCACTGTTTTTCATCATGGCCACACCGGCTCAGGAAACGGTCCGAATTATTCAAAGCCGGAGCTCTGGAGAAAGGTAATGAACTTTTGGAAGCATCTGGCTATTACGAGTCTGATTATCTCACTGCCGCTAAGCTGTTTACAGGCTCAAACGTCGCGCTTGATTGGACCAACAGAAATACCTCCTCAATTTTTCTATGAAATTGACATAGATCCAAACCAGCCACAGGCAATACCTACTTCAACGCCCACTGCCATCCCACCGACACCTTGTGGACCCAACAGGGCTTTGAGTATTGCATGGAATAAAAACAGTACGCTCATAGCTGTAGGAATAGGTACCGGCCATAGCTACTGCGGTGTTACAGGAACCCTGCTCATCTTTGATATGAGCTCAGGATACCCCAGACTCCTGCGTTCCGTGCCAGCAACAGACTGGGTAGAAAGCGTTACTTTCAGTCCCGACGGCACTCGGCTGGTAACCGGAGGGGATGATAATACGGTCAATGTTTTTGAAGGGCTGAGCCCGTTCAAACACCTGCAAACCCTGACCGAAGGGCAAAGAGATATAGAAGTTGTTGCCATTAACCCCAACGGCACCCTGCTGGCAGCCGGAGGGGAAGATACAAATGTGAGGCTTTATCTTAAAAACAGCACAAACCTGTTCAACTTCGTGAAAACCTTGCCCCAGGCAAGAAGCTATATACAAGACGCTCAATTCCACCCCATCAACGGCCAGCTGGCAGTCGTCGACCGTAACAACTGGGTAAGAATTTACAGCGGGATCAGCCCGTATAACCACCTGAAAAACGTCTTTATTCCGGGCGCCAGGAAACTGGCTTTTGCCTACAACCCCGACGGCACCCTGCTGGCAACCGTGGATGATCAAAAAAAGATCACGTTTATAAACGGGACGCACCCTGGCAACCCTCTGCAAACCTTTATCGCACCGAGACGGGTAACTAGCATTGCCTTCAACCGAAAAGGCACCCAACTGCTGGTTGGGCATACAAATGGATATGTGAGTATTTATAGAATCACACCGACATCCAACGTGTTCACTGACACTCTGCAGTTCGTAAAGTCACCGTTCCCAGCATTCGCTCTTGCATTCAGCCCCGACGGTAAATGGCTGTCAGTCGGAAGAACAGAGATCGCGATGTACAGGGTCGATGGTGTAAGAGCGCCTACAGCTCAAGCCAGCACAACTGAAGCGATTACAACAACAGTCAATACAACAACAGTCAATACAACAGAGGCCATTACAATAGAAAACTGTACAGAAGCCAGCCCGGTAACCAGAATAAAAAGTAGCACCGAAATGGGTAATTCTTCGACGCTTACAGCCGTTTCGTTAATCGCATTACTAACAGCGGCTCTTCAGGGCATGGTACTGCAATGATGTTTCCGGGAAGCCATCTGGCCAATTCAGACTCTGGCATGGTTGATCTTTTGGCATGATCCGACCTTCCAGAAAACAAACAGCAGACTCATGTTATTCGGCCTGCATCCAGCTGCTCGTATGATTTTCCTTGGCTTGCTCGACACGCTCTGCATATACTTGCGCTCTGGAAGAACAGGCAGGAAGTTTGTCATGAGTATTTTCAAATCCCACATTGTCCAAATGGAAGCCTACAACCCTCCTCTGGAAGGCCGGGGCCCTCATGACCACCTGCTACTGGACTTTAATGAACGTACCCTGCCCGTTTGCCCTTCAGTAAAAGAGGCCATGATTGATTTCATTCAGGCTGATCGCCTGCAGTGTTATCCATCTTATGGGAACATTGCTGCAAAGATTGCCAGATACTGCAATGTTGAGGCTGATCAGCTGATGATCACCAATGGCTCCGACCAGGGTATCGAACTGATCATCCGCTCAGCCTGTCGTGAAGGTGAAGAAGCCATTATTCCCCGTCCCTCATTCGCCATGTATCAGCAGGTGGCCAGGGTAGAAAACCTCAACATTATTGAGCCTGCGTATTCCAAAGACAATGGCTTCCCCAGACAGGCTGTGCTTGATGTTATTTCTGATAAAACCCGGCTTATAGTAATTTCCAATCCCAACAACCCAAGTGGCACTATTGTGGCGAGGGAAGACATTCTTGAAATTGCCGCCGCTGCCCCCAACGCCGCCATTCTTGTGGATGAATGTTATTTTGAATACACGCAGCAAACAGTGGCAGATGCCGTTGAGCAATACCCCAATCTGCTGATTACCCGCACCTTCTCAAAAACCTGGGGCTTACCTTCTGTCCGTCTTGGTTATGTCATCAGTAATAGTGAGAATATACGAGCACTGCTGAATGTTCGCGGTCCGTACGACGTTAATCAGCTGGCAGTGGTTGCGATAGATGCAGCGCTTTCCAACCCGGGCTATACCGAACAGTATGTTAAAGAAGTGATGGAAGTCTCCAAACCCATGTTTGAAGATTTTCTGAACAGCAAAGGAATTGATTACTGGCCCAGTGTCGCCAACTTTATCTGGACATTCCCGAACAACCCGGATGAGATCGAAAAACACCTCCGGTCTCACCATATACTGGTTCGACCAAAGGCCGATGATAGTGGCAAAACAGGCTTGAGAATTAATCTGGGCAACAAGGCTCAGACTGAGTCTCTTATCCAAACCTGGTCCCGGATAATATGATTAGCGATACTCAATCACAGGTTTCCCCAAATGCGCAGGAGGCTGATAGCCTCTTGGCAATTTATAGTTTCGCCAATCAAAATCAGGGTTGAACTCTCTCTGCCCATCAATCATATCTCTCATTGAAGGCGATTCGTTGATATAGATCGCTGTCAAATCATCAGACCTCCAACCGTTATCATCAGATAGCTCCTGCAGCTCGATAAATCGCTCAAAACTGATATCAGGACCTCTTCCATCTCCAGACGTGAACATTTCCCGATTGGCAGCAAAGTCCACCCTGTAAATCATCGGCTTAGCGCCATAGAAGTGGAATGTCGTATAGGGTATGCCTCGTTCATCAGCGGCTTTTTCAACAGACTCCAGCATGCCCTCCACGTCGTCCACCATGACGATATGTTGTGCCGGATGCCCGGATTTGTCGAGGTAGTGATGCAAGCCCTGCCCCTTAGTTTTCAGTGGCCCCGTTTGGACTTTTACCGTGATTGCATCATCAAACAGATTTCTGTCGAGTTGTGTTTCCTCAATTTTTTTTCTCAAAGAGTCTTCGTCATTGGCGGTAAGCAGAATAATTCTGGCATTGCCCGGACCCGCCTTTGTTCGGATATCCTGAATGATTTTGACCGTATCAGGATTGACCAGACGTCTCTCTTGACGACCCTCGGCCACTATATCTTTGGCGATGAGCGTCTCATCCAAATCGAAACAGACCAGGACCGGTTCACCGGGTTTGATATGTGCCAGCACTTCCCTAATGTTTTGTGATTTCTGCACTCTACCTGACTCACGGACTTTCAGAGCTTCTGGTAAAGCACTCGCTGCTTCAGATACTGTGACCTCGGCAGGTGGAACCATGACTGCCTGATCAGCTGGCAGCTCATTCTGCCCCCAGGTCATGACCTGACGCCCCCGGCCCATCAAATTCAGCTTGATATCATCTTTGACTTCTTTAGCCCTCCCCCTGAGAGCGCGGTTTTCTGTTTTCCAGTTATTATCCGGGAATGCCTGTTTCAGGTTTCTTTCAATCTCCAGAGGACCAAGACCTGAATCGGGTCGTATCTGAGCCAGTTCCTGCGAAGCAAGCTTTATGTTATTGGCAGCAGGATCAGAAAGCCTCAACATCTCATGCATCAATGCTTTCATGTCTTCTGCTCTGGAAACTTGCGCCTGGTCCATTCTCATCTGCAGAGAGATCAGCTGGCTGCGTTTGAGCTTCAATCCCCCCCAGAGGAAATCCCAACCCGCTTCAGAGAAACATCTGGACAGATCCGCTTCTACCTCCGCTGGACTCAATTGGACTTCAGGTCGAATCTGGACCAATTCCTCAGCAGCCTGCTTTCGACTTTGTGATGCAGCGGGAGATAACTTCCATAAGTCGTTCATTAGTTGTTTCATTGCAGTCGGCTTACTTATCGGTTGAGCATTGATCACCTGTTGCTCAGCCTTGTCGATATTAGCCTGTAGCCTCATATCGACATCGGGACCACAATATTCATTCCACTCCCGTTCTGTTGGAAAGGCTGCATTAAAGTTGGTTTCCTGAACATCCCTCATTGCCTGATCAATCTGTACATATCTGCCTCTGAGCTGTTGAAATGCCTCATAAGCCATACGACGACTGCTTCTTTGCTCAGGTGACAGAAGCACCAGATTCTTTATCAGATCACGGCATGACTCTTGCCCTTTTTTTGGATCGAAGACATCAAAACGATGCTTCAAAGGCTCAACTTCAGCGGGTCTTCTCAGCTGGTAGGTGCCATCCCACAAAGAAGGCCACAGCTCACGTCCCGGAGCTCTCTCCAGACCTTTGATAATTTCAGCCCTGGCAGGCGCCCCATTGACATGGGTGGATAACCAGTCAGCAGCTGCTTCAATACTTCCCTGCCACTGTTCAGGTACCTTATCCAGCTGCTCAAACACGCCTATCAGATGGCCATAATTTCGATCACTGGCCAGACAAAGGTTGGTGCTGTCAATCTCCCTGTCATATTGCTCATCACTGACAAACTCTGGAGAATAGGCCTGGATGGAGACACTTTTGAAGTAATCCCTGGCTTCATCCGTCGGTGTTCCATCGGGATTAAGCACAGGGAACATCTGTCGGTTTTGCGCGTCCACTACGATAAATCGCCCGGATGACTTCAGTCTTTGCAGAAAGGTGTAATGACCGGCACCACCACTTTTGCCTGATTTCAGGACAACATACCGGTCACTATCAAACGCCTCGGCTAATGGCCTTTTGGCGGTACCGGGCTGTCTCTGCTG
This window harbors:
- the birA gene encoding bifunctional biotin--[acetyl-CoA-carboxylase] ligase/biotin operon repressor BirA, translating into MDRLLGLLADGQFHSGEDLGEQLGISRAAVWKKLKAVEELGLILDSVRGKGYRLGSGIELLDNKKIESTLDVDVRNKSEVHTCFITESTNDLVRNLGPVPAGVICFCLAEYQAKGRGRRGRVWSSPFGSTISLSALWRSGEGTASLEGLSLAVGLAVVKALETLGARELKLKWPNDVLWQGKKLCGVLLEVHGDPTGECEVVIGIGINVRLSDEQLESVGQPTVDLFRVCGKTVSRNALAGQLINTLTHLLDGFGQGGFRLFREQWCEYDAFRGKEVTLMASNRSVTGRYMGVDDQGGLLLKTVSGLHIFNGGEVSLRQS
- a CDS encoding histidinol-phosphate transaminase, whose translation is MSIFKSHIVQMEAYNPPLEGRGPHDHLLLDFNERTLPVCPSVKEAMIDFIQADRLQCYPSYGNIAAKIARYCNVEADQLMITNGSDQGIELIIRSACREGEEAIIPRPSFAMYQQVARVENLNIIEPAYSKDNGFPRQAVLDVISDKTRLIVISNPNNPSGTIVAREDILEIAAAAPNAAILVDECYFEYTQQTVADAVEQYPNLLITRTFSKTWGLPSVRLGYVISNSENIRALLNVRGPYDVNQLAVVAIDAALSNPGYTEQYVKEVMEVSKPMFEDFLNSKGIDYWPSVANFIWTFPNNPDEIEKHLRSHHILVRPKADDSGKTGLRINLGNKAQTESLIQTWSRII